One window of Desulfarculus baarsii DSM 2075 genomic DNA carries:
- a CDS encoding polysaccharide biosynthesis/export family protein — MSTGPASAAEEPRAMPEMEKEYVIGPSDILEVQVWREENLTRTDRLVLPDGTFTLPLIDNVPAGGKTILELKAHIEKALAKFVDAPKVYITVKQPSSHSFNILGNVKEPGRYPMLAPTTVLQGISMAKGFNEWASRNKTVIIRGYGDKQKIMPFEYDDVVDGDKPEQNFIMHPGDTIVVP, encoded by the coding sequence TTGTCGACCGGTCCGGCCAGCGCCGCCGAGGAGCCCCGGGCCATGCCCGAGATGGAAAAAGAATACGTCATCGGGCCCAGCGACATCCTGGAGGTGCAGGTCTGGCGCGAGGAGAACCTCACCCGCACCGACCGCCTGGTCCTGCCCGACGGCACCTTCACTCTGCCGCTGATCGACAACGTGCCCGCCGGCGGCAAAACCATCCTGGAGTTGAAGGCCCACATCGAAAAGGCCCTGGCCAAGTTCGTCGACGCGCCCAAGGTCTATATCACCGTCAAGCAACCCAGCAGCCACTCGTTCAACATCCTGGGCAACGTCAAGGAGCCGGGCCGCTACCCCATGCTGGCCCCCACCACGGTCTTGCAGGGCATTTCCATGGCCAAAGGCTTCAACGAGTGGGCCAGCCGCAACAAGACGGTGATCATCCGCGGTTATGGCGACAAGCAGAAGATCATGCCTTTCGAGTATGACGACGTCGTCGACGGCGACAAACCCGAACAGAACTTCATCATGCACCCCGGCGACACCATCGTGGTGCCCTGA
- a CDS encoding class I SAM-dependent methyltransferase: MTMRQEISPEIKKIQETVVGMYSEVPWPSHRDADEEMGWRLKCLGVRPQDYQGKKVLDMGCGTGEYALWYAQNGAAEVTGIDLSDGSLALAEKRRQEAGLDNARFQKMDILNCELPDNYFDYSYSVGVLHHTGDPLRGFAHLARITKPGGVVVVSLYSQYSRRILRGKQTICKWLGGDDIHKRVRWGERLFPRTLKKLDARYHGVNTKNIAYDIFGFPHESLHTAGEVLRWFDQCGLEYIGAFAPLRVRDYFYAFRQPEYARFRATFDGFPVMRAVADFMTGISKDIGPKDDDVPPFPRPGALSRAMSQSAWILFGLRFNCFTMAAKKKG; this comes from the coding sequence ATGACTATGCGCCAAGAGATTTCCCCGGAAATCAAAAAAATACAAGAAACAGTGGTGGGCATGTACTCCGAGGTGCCCTGGCCTTCCCATCGCGACGCCGACGAGGAAATGGGTTGGCGGCTTAAATGCCTGGGTGTGCGGCCGCAAGACTACCAAGGCAAAAAGGTGCTGGACATGGGTTGCGGCACCGGCGAATACGCCCTTTGGTACGCCCAGAACGGCGCGGCCGAGGTGACGGGCATCGACCTGTCCGACGGCTCGTTGGCCCTGGCCGAAAAGCGGCGCCAGGAGGCCGGGCTAGACAACGCCCGGTTCCAAAAAATGGACATCCTTAACTGTGAACTGCCGGACAATTATTTCGATTATTCCTATTCGGTGGGCGTGTTGCACCACACCGGCGACCCCCTGCGCGGCTTCGCGCACCTGGCGCGGATCACCAAACCGGGCGGCGTGGTGGTGGTCAGCCTCTACAGCCAGTACAGCCGGCGCATCCTGCGCGGCAAGCAGACCATCTGCAAGTGGCTGGGCGGCGACGACATTCACAAGCGGGTGCGGTGGGGAGAAAGACTTTTCCCGCGCACGCTCAAAAAGCTCGACGCCCGCTATCATGGCGTCAACACCAAAAACATCGCCTACGACATCTTTGGCTTTCCCCACGAAAGCCTGCATACGGCCGGCGAGGTTCTGCGTTGGTTTGACCAGTGCGGCCTGGAATATATCGGCGCCTTCGCGCCGTTGCGCGTCCGCGATTATTTCTACGCTTTCCGGCAGCCGGAGTATGCCCGCTTCCGCGCCACTTTCGACGGTTTTCCGGTGATGCGCGCCGTGGCCGACTTCATGACCGGCATATCCAAAGACATCGGCCCCAAGGACGATGATGTGCCTCCGTTCCCCAGGCCGGGGGCCCTTTCCCGGGCCATGAGCCAATCCGCCTGGATTCTCTTTGGCCTGCGATTCAACTGCTTCACCATGGCGGCGAAAAAGAAAGGCTGA
- a CDS encoding lysylphosphatidylglycerol synthase transmembrane domain-containing protein → MLPSRHGDYRHACRREGALARTMKLLARPLLGLTILGLLLWLLVDVDQALVVVAGADWRYFILIILVMAADRLLMAYKWRLLVVCRGLPLSLGRAISSYFLATFAGCFLPSTIGADALRIAAVTGPGLPSAKLTASVVMERGLGFVAAALAALLGLFLLAGLAADLPGEFFYVAVGLLAASALAVVVSLSGLAARLSRRAEGRLADGGRLSRWLAELLAAYRQYSGHGPVLGWFFALTLLEQGALIVTNWLAARAFGLELGFLQAAAVTPVAVLLARLPISISSFGLMEGLYVAFFSLVGVGATEAFLLGLTQNMASLISALPGLTPYLGARRRGPASRAGGD, encoded by the coding sequence ATGCTACCTTCGCGCCACGGCGATTATCGCCATGCCTGCCGCCGGGAGGGCGCCTTGGCCCGCACCATGAAACTGCTCGCGCGGCCCTTGCTGGGCCTGACCATCCTGGGCCTGTTGCTGTGGCTGCTGGTCGACGTTGATCAAGCCCTGGTCGTGGTCGCCGGGGCGGATTGGCGCTATTTCATCCTGATCATCCTGGTCATGGCCGCCGACCGCCTGTTGATGGCCTACAAATGGCGTTTGTTGGTGGTCTGCCGCGGCCTGCCTTTGAGCCTGGGCCGGGCGATCAGTTCGTATTTCCTGGCCACCTTCGCCGGCTGTTTTCTGCCCTCGACCATCGGGGCCGACGCCCTGCGCATCGCCGCCGTGACCGGCCCCGGCCTGCCCAGCGCCAAACTCACGGCCTCGGTGGTCATGGAGCGGGGCCTGGGTTTCGTGGCGGCCGCGCTGGCGGCGTTGCTGGGCCTTTTTTTGCTGGCCGGCCTGGCCGCCGACCTACCTGGGGAATTCTTTTACGTGGCCGTTGGCCTGCTGGCGGCCTCGGCGCTGGCGGTGGTCGTCTCGCTCAGCGGCCTGGCCGCCCGGCTTTCGCGCCGGGCCGAGGGCCGGCTGGCCGACGGCGGCCGCTTAAGTCGTTGGCTGGCCGAGTTACTGGCCGCCTATCGGCAATACTCCGGCCACGGCCCGGTGCTGGGCTGGTTTTTCGCGCTGACGCTGCTGGAGCAGGGCGCACTGATCGTCACCAACTGGCTGGCGGCCCGGGCCTTTGGCCTGGAGCTTGGTTTTTTGCAGGCCGCGGCGGTGACGCCGGTGGCGGTGCTGCTGGCCCGGCTGCCCATCTCGATCTCTTCGTTCGGCCTGATGGAGGGCCTGTACGTGGCCTTTTTCAGCCTGGTGGGCGTGGGGGCCACCGAGGCCTTTCTGCTGGGCCTGACGCAAAACATGGCCTCACTGATCAGCGCCCTGCCGGGGCTGACCCCCTATTTGGGCGCGCGCCGGCGCGGCCCGGCCAGCCGCGCGGGCGGCGATTGA
- the asnB gene encoding asparagine synthase (glutamine-hydrolyzing), which translates to MCGICGFSWEDQGLVRSMMNTLHHRGPDDQDCHVGGGATLGQTRLSIIDLSEKGRQPMVNEAGDIFLVANGEIYNHLALRRELISAGHRFYSGSDSEAILHAYEQWGEDCIKKLLGMYCFAILDTRRRRIMLGRDRLGIKPLYYHHDGKKLIFANEIKAILQWPGYQRGVDLTALYQYLGYEFTPAPRTLFEGVKKLRQAHYALFDLDSGALSERPYWDVHFAPRFKQPGEAVEELRSMIKTAVRRRLMSDVPLGVFLSGGLDSTTVVAQMRALDVDPLRTFIIGYPDPTFSELEYAEDMAKHYDTLPTVLMIPGLSVDDLEAAVYHLDEPMTDLSAIPLMLICREAKKQVTVVLSGEGGDEVFCGYDRFLASKLTRPLKYLPGAARLGWAVSRLFKDRPQKKGAVNMFKRFMEGAVLPAEGEHIRWQYFLAPGQAEALFNDQVRAAVDFDAFGPVKSILAGCDSRKRLDREVYLDLKLNMVDSVLMKVDKMSMSTALEVRVPFLDHELIELSAQMPGDFKLRGLETKHILRQAISGLVPERIVHRGKQGYSLPVKNLLRDKAQLRPLMEELLGASPLIKNYFQPNAVRRLMDEHLAEKHNHNHVLWALINAALWHRRFMEGAAL; encoded by the coding sequence ATGTGCGGCATCTGCGGTTTTTCCTGGGAGGACCAAGGCCTGGTCCGATCGATGATGAACACCCTGCACCATCGTGGCCCCGACGACCAGGACTGCCACGTCGGCGGCGGGGCGACCCTGGGTCAGACCAGGCTATCGATCATCGACCTTTCGGAAAAAGGCCGCCAGCCCATGGTCAACGAGGCCGGCGACATTTTTCTGGTGGCCAACGGCGAGATCTACAACCACCTGGCCCTGCGCCGCGAATTGATCAGCGCCGGCCACAGGTTTTATTCGGGCTCCGACTCCGAGGCCATCTTGCACGCCTACGAGCAGTGGGGCGAGGATTGCATCAAGAAGCTCCTGGGCATGTATTGCTTCGCCATCCTCGACACCCGCCGGCGGCGGATCATGCTGGGCCGCGACCGCCTGGGCATCAAGCCGCTCTACTACCACCACGACGGCAAAAAGCTCATCTTCGCCAACGAGATCAAGGCCATCCTGCAATGGCCCGGCTACCAGCGCGGCGTGGATCTCACCGCGCTTTATCAATACCTGGGCTACGAGTTCACCCCCGCGCCGCGCACGCTCTTCGAGGGCGTCAAAAAGCTGCGCCAGGCCCATTACGCCCTGTTCGACCTCGACAGCGGCGCGCTGAGCGAGCGGCCCTATTGGGACGTCCACTTCGCCCCGCGCTTCAAGCAGCCCGGCGAGGCCGTCGAGGAGCTGCGGTCCATGATCAAGACCGCCGTGCGCCGCCGGCTGATGTCCGATGTGCCCCTGGGCGTGTTTCTCTCGGGCGGGCTGGACTCCACCACCGTGGTGGCCCAGATGCGCGCCCTGGACGTGGACCCGCTGCGCACCTTCATCATCGGCTACCCCGACCCGACCTTCAGCGAGTTGGAGTACGCCGAGGACATGGCCAAGCACTACGACACCCTGCCCACGGTGTTGATGATCCCCGGCCTAAGCGTCGACGACCTGGAGGCGGCGGTCTACCACCTGGACGAGCCGATGACGGATTTGTCGGCCATCCCGCTGATGCTGATCTGCCGCGAGGCCAAAAAACAAGTCACGGTGGTGCTTTCCGGCGAGGGCGGCGACGAGGTCTTCTGCGGCTACGATCGTTTTCTGGCCTCCAAGCTGACCAGGCCCCTGAAGTACCTGCCCGGCGCGGCCCGCCTGGGCTGGGCCGTCAGCCGCCTGTTCAAGGATCGGCCCCAGAAAAAGGGCGCGGTCAACATGTTCAAGCGCTTCATGGAAGGGGCCGTGCTGCCCGCCGAGGGCGAACACATCCGCTGGCAATACTTTCTGGCCCCGGGCCAGGCCGAGGCCCTGTTCAACGACCAGGTGCGCGCGGCGGTGGATTTCGACGCCTTTGGCCCGGTCAAAAGCATCCTGGCCGGTTGCGACAGCCGCAAACGCCTCGACCGCGAGGTCTACCTCGACCTCAAGCTCAACATGGTCGACTCGGTGCTGATGAAGGTGGACAAGATGTCGATGTCCACCGCCCTGGAGGTGCGCGTGCCGTTTTTGGACCACGAGCTGATCGAGCTCAGCGCCCAGATGCCCGGCGACTTCAAGCTGCGCGGTCTGGAGACCAAGCACATCCTGCGCCAGGCCATCAGCGGCCTGGTGCCCGAGCGCATCGTCCACCGGGGCAAGCAGGGCTACTCGCTGCCGGTCAAGAACCTTTTGCGCGACAAGGCCCAACTGCGGCCGCTGATGGAAGAGCTGCTGGGCGCCAGCCCGCTGATCAAGAACTATTTTCAGCCCAACGCCGTGCGCCGGCTGATGGATGAGCATCTGGCCGAAAAGCACAACCACAACCACGTGCTGTGGGCGCTGATCAACGCGGCCCTGTGGCACCGCCGCTTCATGGAGGGCGCCGCGCTATGA
- a CDS encoding acyltransferase, protein MLSRYQDVVVGSRSAWKLIYYEWCLLVGALPGALGLFLRKLFWPRMFGSCGRGVAIGARVVVRHPGRIHLGRNVVISEGCILDARNPQRHDPLILGDDVNLSNDVMISCKNGSVRIGERTGVGARTIIHSADDNPVVVGADAAIGPMCYIVGGGNYNIDRLDAPMSMQGVRRTGGVVIEDDVWLGANVTVLDGVRMGKGAVGAAGAVLTKDAPPLAICMGVPARVAAFRQ, encoded by the coding sequence ATGCTCAGCCGCTATCAAGACGTGGTGGTGGGCAGCCGCTCGGCATGGAAACTTATTTACTACGAATGGTGCCTGCTGGTTGGCGCCTTGCCAGGGGCTTTGGGGCTTTTTCTGCGCAAGCTGTTTTGGCCCCGCATGTTCGGCTCGTGTGGCAGGGGCGTGGCCATCGGCGCCCGCGTGGTGGTCAGGCATCCGGGACGCATTCATCTGGGGCGCAACGTGGTGATCAGCGAGGGCTGCATTCTGGATGCGCGCAACCCGCAACGCCACGATCCCCTTATCTTGGGCGACGATGTCAATTTGTCCAACGACGTGATGATTTCGTGCAAAAACGGTAGCGTCCGCATAGGCGAGCGCACCGGCGTCGGGGCGCGGACCATCATTCATTCGGCGGACGACAACCCGGTGGTGGTAGGGGCGGACGCGGCTATCGGGCCCATGTGCTACATCGTGGGCGGCGGCAACTACAACATCGATCGCCTGGATGCGCCCATGAGCATGCAGGGCGTGCGCCGGACGGGTGGCGTGGTCATTGAAGACGACGTGTGGCTTGGGGCCAACGTGACTGTATTGGATGGCGTTCGCATGGGCAAGGGCGCGGTGGGGGCCGCTGGCGCGGTGCTCACCAAAGACGCTCCGCCGCTGGCGATATGCATGGGCGTGCCTGCCAGGGTGGCGGCTTTTAGACAATAG